The stretch of DNA GCGATTTTTTCTCTTTTTTCTCCGGGGCTTTCTCCAGAGTAGCTTCCCAGTTCACCCAGCTTCCGTCAGGGAGTTGTCCCCTACCCGACCACTTTTTTTCTTCCATTAATCCGGAGAGGCGTATGATGCGGGTGGAATCTTTTGAAGCGGAGGCGTTGAATACAAGCGTTACAAGGTTGTCTTTGCGGGAAAACTGTACTTCATTTTTTACCGAATCATTTATCACCACCTGTGCCTTCGTTTTAAACGGACTGCCTTCAATAAGCATTTTAAACGGGAGGCTGCCGGCCTGCAGGCGATAAGTGCCATCTATGTTATCGGGGCGGGTATCGTTTACAACATATTTGCGGCCCTGAATCCAGTTTTCAAGAATGGCGGTTTCCTCGTCAAAGATGTCTCCGCTGGTAATGATAAAATTTGCCAGACTCCCTTCGGTTAACGACCCCAGCTTATCGCTTACCCCCAGCAGGTGGGCCGGTGTGTAAGTAAGTGCTTTCAAAGCTGCTTCTTTGGGCAATCCGTTTTTGACAGCTTTTCGCACGTGGGGAAGAAAATCATTCCTGTCTTTTAGTCCGGTTGCCGTAAGGGAAAAAGTTATGCCGGCCGCATGCAGGATTGCAGGATTGTAAGGGGCCAGCTCCCAGTGTTTCATATCGGCAAGATTTACGTTGAGTGCATCAAAGGGGTCTTCCACGTCATAGGCTTCCGGATAGTTTACCGGAATGACAAGAGCGGCACCGGTGGCCCGCACTTCAGCTACGCGCTGATACTCATCGCCTGCTCCCTTGATGATGTATTGAACTCCAAATTCATTGCCTATTTTGTCGGCTCTTAGTAAAGGAAAGCACATCATCCACTTCAAAAATCTGCGGAACAGACTGTATTCTGTTCCATGCATCCAGAGAAATATTATAGGGCACCGCACCTCGGGAAGCAGCATACCATTGGGCATCCAGGTAGCTTTGCCGCAATAATGCTATGGCTCCCATAAGAGAAGTAGGATAATCCTGCAGGGATGAGCCTTTATCAAAGGCGTAATGGGCTGAAGCAATCCCTTTTACAATTTCTTCATTTTCGCGTCTGTTACCCAAGGTCACAAGTACTCCTGATCCGCGGGCAATGCCATCGTGCAAGTGGGTGAGCACGGCCCCAAATCCCTGCTTGCGATAGTCGGCTGCCGTTTTTTCATCGGTTCTCCAGAGTTCATCGGCTCGTGTTTCAGGGTGGATGGCTTCATTCCAACCATAAGCTCCCTTCCGGGAAGACTCAAAACGTGCCTTGCTCCAGCGTTCTTCCCGTGCCGGCATGGAAGGAGCCTGTATACCATAGTCGGAAAATAAATCAATGAATGACGGATAAATATGTGCTCCCCGCACATCAATCACCACGGCATCCGGAGGAATATGCACATTGTTGCCGGCAGCTACTACCTTGCCCTTACTGATCAGTAAGGTAGAGGCATTGAGGGTGGATTGATAATCCAGGTGAATGACCGCATGGGTGAAGGCAAAACTTTCAGGGCGCTTGTCGCTGATATCATTAACGGGAAACATTTCCTGCGCCACCAGCAAGCAGGGTAGCAGCAGAAAAACCATGCTGAATATCTTGTTCATTCCTGAGCAGCGCCCGAATTTACATAATTTAGCTCCGTCCAAAGCTATGGAAAAGACTTTTACCTTCAACAAGATTACCGGATACTATCAGGATAGGGGCAGTGGGTTGCCCGTTGTGCTTTTGCACGGATTTGGAGAAGATGGAGCCGTATGGGACTATGTAGCCGAACATTTGCAATCCGATTGCCGGGTGATTATCCCCGACCTGCCCGGCTACAGGCATAGCGCTCTACCCAGCGAACAGATGAGCATAGAATGGATGGCGGATTTTGTGTTTGCCATACTTGAAAACGAGCGGCTCTTTAATCCGGTGATTATCGGGCATTCCATGGGAGGGTATGTCACCCTGGCACTCACCGAAAAGCACCCTGATTTACCTTCTAAGATTGGTCTTTTTCATTCCCATGCCTTTGCCGATGACGAAGAAAAGAAGAAATCTCGCCAAAGAGCCATTGAACTTATTCAGCAAAAGGGCACAGAACCGTTTATTGACGAACTCTACAATAACCTTTTCAGCCCCCGATATGTTGTCCAAAATGCGGACAAGGTGACACAGATGAAAAAGCGGGCATACCTGTGTCCTGCCGAAACACTTACGGGCGGATTACGAGCCATGATGCAGCGGCCCGACCGCATCCACGTACTGCAATCATTTCATAAACCGATTCTTTTCATTCTCGGGAAGCAGGATAAAGCTATACCGTATGAAAAGAGCCTGCAACAGTGCCAGTATGCCCGCGTTTCACAAGTACACCTGTTTGAAGAATCAGGCCACATGGGCATGCTGGAGGAGCCGGATAAAGCAGTGCAGGTCACCCGGGAATTTATTAACTTGTAAATCACCCCCATGCACTCGCACGGGCATATGAATTATGTTGCAGAGGTTATTATGCCTGATCATTATTGGTAGTCTTGCGTTCCACACGGAAGCAGCGCATATCGTAGGAGGCGACATGTACTATGCTTGCCTGGGCAACAACACCTACCGTATCACACTGAAAATCTATCGCGACTGCAACGCCTCGGGGCCCAATGTAGCCGGATTTGACGACCCGGCCTACATCGCCATTTACGATGCAAGTGGTTTTGTAGTTGAAGTGGTGGAAGCTTCTCTCACTTCCGGGCCTGTGCGCATACCCCCTGAAACACAAAACCCCTGTCTGCAGGCTCCGGCCAACGTCTGCGTGGAAGAGGGCACCTATTCCTTTGACCGTTATCTGCCCCCCTCTGCCGGAGGTTATGATGTAGTATATATCCGGTGTTGCCGCAATGCGACTATTTTGAACATACAGACTCCAGATGAGGTGGGAGCCACCTACACTGTGCATATACCCGGTACAAACGGAGTAGCTTGCAACAGCAGTCCATATTTCTCCAACTTTCCCCCTATCGTAATCTGTGTAAACGAACCTATTGATTTTAATCATTCAGCAATAGATCCGGATGGCGACAGTTTGGTATATAGCTTATGTACTCCTTATTCCGGAGCCAGCTCTTCAGATCCACAGCCTTATCCATCCACCATTCGGGGACCCCTCGGTTTTGTAAACTATCATCCGGGTTATAGCTCCTCTAATGCTCTGGGCGGTAATCCTCCGCTTACCATCAGCTCCAGTGGCCGCCTTACCGGCTTGCCCTCCCGGCAAGGGCAATTTGTGGTGGGGGTTTGTGTCACCGAATATCGCAATGGAGTAAGGATAGGAGAAATCAAGCGTGACTTTCAGTTCAATGTGGTGCAATGCGGCTCCAATGTGCTGGCCAAAATTCCGGTGGTAGACACCAGCGGGGCCTCTGCAAGCAGAACATCGGGTGTATTTATATACCAGTGTCAGGGATTTTTTGTGCAATTCATCAACCAGAGCATTAATGCCACTACATACTATTGGGATTTTGGTGATCCCACCACTACAGCAGACACCTCGCTTGCCTTTCAGCCGTCCTATACTTATCCTGACTCGGGGGTATATCGTGTACAGCTTATTGTAAACAGGGGCTACCCCTGCGCTGACACTACCGCTGTGTTAGTGAAAATTTACCCCACCTTTGAGGCAGATTTTAATTTCCTTGCAGGATGTGCAAATGAACCAGTAGTATTCAGTGACCAGAGCAGCACAACCTATGGCAGCATAGTGGACTGGAGTTGGGATTTTGGTGACGGTGTGCAAAGTACTCTTCCTAACCCGACCCACCTGTACACGCAGGGGGGGCAATTTATGGTTACCTTGCGCGCTCGCTCCGACAAAGGCTGCTCAGACAGCCAAACCAAGGTGGTAAGCGTAAAACCCCTGCCCCAGGCTGACTTTAGCTTTACTCCAAGCTGCATCAATACTCCGGTTACTTTTTCAGATAACTCCACAATTACTTTCGGCCGCATTGCCTCCCGCAACTGGTATTTTGACGGCTCCCCCGTCAATACTGATGCTGTATTTACACACACTTTTTCCAGCCTGAGCACCATACAGGTTACCCTGATTAGTATATCGGCTGACGGCTGCACAGATACCGTCATGAAGCCAGTAACCATCCATCCGTTACCCACAGCCACTGTACGTGCGGACACAGCCCTTTGTGCAGGTGAAAATGTTTTACTTTGGGCCCGGGGAGGCACACGCTACCAGTGGCAGCCCCCCACCGGCTTGAATGACCCAACCATTGCCAATCCCCTGGCCACACCGGCTATATCCACAACTTATGAGGTGACCGTAACAGACTCCAATCAGTGCTCTGACCGGGCAAGGGTTACGATTACCGTTTATCCTCTGCCCGCTGCAGATGCAGGACCAGATGACTATCTGTGTGAAGGGGACTCCTATCAGCTCAATGGCGCTGGCGGCACGACCTATCTGTGGTCACCCGGCATCTGGCTAAACGATTCCGCCATTGCCAACCCTGTAGCTTCTCCAACGGACACAACAATTTTTGTTATGACGGCTTTTAACCAATATGGTTGTCAAAAAAAAGACAGCATAACCCTATCGGTACAACATCCAATACTTCTGAATCTGGATGAAGACCAAGATGTATGCAGAGGTGAATATCTTACAATTACTGCCTCAGGAGGATTGTATTACCAATGGCTCCCTGCCGGGGGCCAGCCTCATAATCAGGGGCCTTCCTACACAGTATCACCGCCCTATTCCACTACCTATACCGTATATGTTTCAAACGACTGCTTTGCAGACACCGGCTTCATCCATGTCACAGTGCATGACCTGCCCTTTGTAGAGGCAGGCAGTGATGACAGCATGCTGCGGGATGAGTTTGTTTATCTCAATGGCACTGCATCCGGCATCCGCTCCTACTGGACCCCGCCTGATGGCCTGGAAGATCCCTTTTCGTTGAGCACTCGGGCCAGTCCATTCAATACGATCACATATATGCTGACCACTATCAGCGCATACGGATGTACAGCCACAGATTCGGTCAGAATAGCGGTGCAGGTAATTAATCTGCTGCTTATTCCTACGGCTTTCTCCCCTAATGGGGACGGAGTAAATGATGTGTACAAAATCATTAAAACCCTGAACGTAGAAAAGCTGCTGGATTTTAAAATATTTAACCGATGGGGAGAAATAGTATTTGCCACGCAGGATATTTCTGCCGGCTGGGACGGCACTTACAAAGGACGTGAACAGGAAATGGGGGTTTATGCCTTTTATATAAAAGCTCTTACGCGGGATGGGGACATTATCTTGAAAAACGGAAACATCACGCTGGTAAGATAACCGTCCATACCCTTAGCAGGAATGCAACATCAAAAGCTGAGACATTCTGCTTCCCTTTCAAACTAAGGGACTGAAAGTCTGAACACGCGTGTTCCTGAGTTGCCCTTTCGGCCCGGATAATTCAACTTAAACAAAAAAAACTTAGCTTAGTCTGGCCTGACCTTCAGGCGGAGGCAAGCGGAATGTACTAAACTTATGATGTCTCCTTATAAAATCAATTTGATAAACTCGCTGGTCTTTATCAGCTGCGGCATTTTCGGATTTGCATCGCATTACCTGAAGCTGGGCGAATACCAACAGGAAGCACTAATTCCGCTTGTGCTGGGTTTACTGCTCCTGGTGATGACTCCCGGTTTGAGAGCCGGCAACGTAGTCATCCGAAAACTGGTTTCCTTCCTGACATTGCTTTTCGGAATAATTGTGCTCTATCTGCTGATAAAAAGTGTAGGTACCGACCAAAGTTCAGCCAGAAAAATGATTGTGCTAACGCTAATAGCGCTGAGCTGTTTTGCCAGTTTTGGGGTATATCTGAGCTCCTGGATAGCCGAAAAGAAGAAAAATTAAAGAACTTTGCGCAAGCAACTAACTCATTGAGATAAACGAGACGATGGGACGCATATTTGAAAAGCGCAAATACAAAATGTTTGCACGTTATGACCGGATGGCAAAGGCCTTTACCCGCATTGGAAAGGAAATCGCCATCGCGGTGAAACAGGGCGGGCCTAACCCAGAATACAACCCGCGGTTGAGGCTGGCTATTCAAAACGCCAAAGGCGCCAACATGCCCAAAGACCGTATTGAAGCGGCCATTAAAAGGGCTTCTTCCAAAGAAGAAAAAGACTATCAGGAAGTAACCTATGAAGGCTACGGCCCTCACGGGGTGGCTATCGTTGTGGAAACGGCTACTGACAACCCCACCCGTACGGTAGCTAACATCCGCATGCACTTCACTAAGAATAATGGGTCCCTGGGCAAAACGGGCTCCCTGGATTTCCTGTTTGATCGCAAAGGCGTTTTCAAAGTACAAAAAGGGGACTTCAACATTGAAGAGCTGGAACTGGAGCTGATTGATGCGGGTCTGGAAGACCTGGCAGTTGACGAACAGGAAATTTACATCTACACGGCTTTTTCAGATTTCGGCACCATGACCAAAGCACTGGAAGAACGGGGTCTGCATGTCATCCGTGCCGAAGTGCAGCGCATTCCAAAAAATTATATAGAGCTGCCGGAAGAGCAGCAGGATGATGTGATCCGGCTTATTGAGAGCCTGGAGCAGGATGATGACGTACAGCATGTATTTCACAATATGAAATGATCACCGCTTATCCGTCCGTTCCGGATTGGTAAATATTCTGCGCAGCGATTCTCCCAAGCGATTCATCTGCTCCAATCCTGCTTCCAGCGGCATAGCTTCCAGGTCTTCTTCAGATATCATACTTTCCCGCAGTAAATGAGATACCTGCTCCGGGTAGATAATAATGAAGTTATGCTTCTTAAAGTAGCGCATCAGCTTACCGGGTATTTCATCCAGCACACTGGTATGCGAAATGGTGCTTTTGCGGGCGCTGACAACGATAAATAAATCTTCAGAGGTAATCTCATGAGCCAGCGTAAGGAATTTATAGAGAAAATCATTGGAAGCATGTTCTATCCTTGCAGTTTGCTTTAGCGTTTTCTGTACCTGCACAAAGGCCTCAAAAGTTTTATCAGAGCAATATACCTTAACAGAAGCATTCAGTTGACCAGCCAGCTGAAGAATCTTTTCTACCCATATGGTAAACCCCTTTTCAAATTCCGCATTCACCGGGGCAGCGATAATGATACGCTTCAACACATTCAGCGGCTGCTGAATGCGGCATACCCAAACCATTTGCGAGGAAGAGGCCAGCAGATTATCCAGTGTGGTACCCAGAATTTTGCCAATGGGTTTTACTTTTTCGCTCCATCCGAGAATGACCATGGTGGCCCCCAGTTCCTTTACAGCCCGCGTAATGCCGCTGGCGACATTAAGATCAACTCTTACCAGCACCTGCACCTTGGTATCCGTAGCCGCAGCGTGAATAATAGCCTTTTCCAGCATCTGGTTGCTTTCTTTTACTTTTTCCTGCACCTCCTCGTCATCATTGACTACTTTCAACACTGAAATAGGATCGGATGTGTTTTTTCGCTTTATTAAAATGGCCAGGTCAATGAGGGTTTCTATCGTTGCCGGATTGGAAATAGGCACCAGAATCCTTTCAGAAGCCTTCGGCAAGCTGGGACGGATGGTTTCACTAACGGCCAGTTTTCGACCATAGGTTTCCGTAACAAATGAGCTGACCATGCATGTAATCAGTATCAGGATGATGGTTCCGTTCAACACTTCCTCGCTGATCAGGCGGATAGATTCCCCGGATGCCGTTTCCCCGATAACAATATTGTAGCCTACCAGTATCACCGCCAGGGTAGCGGCTGCATGTGCGCTACTCAATCCGAAAATGATTTGCTTTTGCACCGATGAATAGCCAAAAGCTTTTTGCGTAATGTATGCAGCAACATATTTTCCAACCAGGGCTACCACTGTCAGGCTTGCTGCCACCGCAATAGCCTGATATCCCTCGAGCAATATCCGCAGGTCTACCAGCATACCCACACTGATGAGAAAAAAGGGGATAAACAGAGCATTGCCGACAAATTCAATGCGATTCATCAACGGAGAGGTATGCGGAATCAAACGATTCAGTGCCAGTCCGGCCATAAAAGCCCCAATTATGGCTTCAAGACCGGCAAGGTTTGCCAGAAACGCTGCCAGAAAAAGCATTGCCAGCACAAAAATGTACTGCGAGCTCTTTTCTGCTTCCACATTTCTGAAGAACCAGCGGGCAACCGGTGGGAAGACATAAAAAACAATGAACATAAATATTGCAAAAGACACACCCATGCGCAACCAGAACTGTACATTAAGCTCTCCACTCACGGACCCGGTGATAATAGCCAGAATAATCAACACCAGGGTATCTGTGATGATGGTGCCTCCCACAGTAATCGCTACCGCCTCATTGCGCGATATGCCCAGTCGGCTTACTATAGGATAAGCTACCAGCGTGTGCGTGGCAAACATGCTTGCAATAAGAAGAGAAGACTTTACTTCATAGCCCAGCAGGTAAAGACATACGGGAAAACCAATGGCAATAGGCAGGCTGAAGGAAAAGAAACCGAATAAAATGCTCTTGTTCCGGTTTTTTCTAAATTCACTCATGTCCAGCTCCAGCCCTGCAACAAACATGATATACAGCAATCCTACCGTGCCGAAAAGCACGATAGCATCATTGCGCTCTAGCAAATTAAAGCCGTAAGGCCCTACAGCAACTCCGGATAAAATCAGTCCTATAATACCGGGAATACGGAACTTGCGCAGAATGATAGGTGCCAGCAAAATAATAAACAACACCAAGGCAAATACCAGCACGGGATCACTCAATGGAAGAGTGAAATCCGGAAAACTGACGGTTAAAATTATTTTGCCTGGCATCATCTGTATCGAGACCTGCTAAAGATATAAAAAACCATGACCGCAAATGAAAACCTATCTGCGGATCCCCTGCCGCCAGGCGCTTGTGCCATCCTGTGCTCTTAGAAGGACAATGCCCTAAGATGATATGCCTTCGGACGAGTGAAGGCACGTATGCCCGCATAAGACAAGGTAGAGCCCAACCCCGAATGTTTCCTGCCTGACCAGGGCAGATAGGGGCTTACCCTATCGCAACAGTTCCAGTAAACCGTACCGGTATCCATCAGCTTGAGAATTGCCTCAGCCCGCTGCCGTTCATCGCAGTATACCGATGCAGTCAGACCATATTCGGTATCCAGCATCAGCTGAACGGCTTCTGCATCATCTTTTACTTTCTGAATGCCTATGACCGGGCCAAACGACTCCTCCTTCATGACAAGCATATCATGGCTGACATCTGTCAGCACGGTTGGCTCAAAAAAGTTACCGGGACCCTGAAGTTTCTTACCACCAATCAGCAGGCGTGCTCCTTTGCTGATGGCATCTTCCACCTGTCGTTGAAGTACCTCTAAGTGCTGGGGCCGGGTAATTGCCCCGATGTAAGTAGACTCCTCTTCCGGATTACCGAGTTTAAAGTTTTTCACTTCCTCCACAAAGTAGCGCACAAATGCATCATACACTTTTTCATGCACATAGATGCGCTCCACTGCGCAACAGCTCTGACCGGTATTATAAAAGGCCCCGTCCGCTGCAGCAGCGGCTACTGCTTTCAGATTGCTGTTATTATCCGGCACATATAACGGATCTTTGCCTCCCAGCTCAAGCTGGCAAGGCACCATGCGGGCCGCTACGCGCTGACTGATAAAACGCCCCGTGGCATATGAGCCGGTAAAAAAGTAACCGTCCAGTGGCAGGTCCAGCAATGCTTCCCCTGTCTGGCGTCCACCGATTATGACCTGAAAAATATCAGCCGGCACGCCCGCCTCCTCAAGCAGCCTTCCGATGGCAACACCCGTGAGTGTGCTGTATTCTGAAGGTTTATACATTACAGCATTGCCGGCAATCAGCGCGGGTATGATTACGTTTACACCCACCAGATAAGGATAATTCCATGCCGAGATGTTGGCAATCACACCCAAAGGTTCATATACAATTTTCTCGGTGAGCCCCTCTTCCTGATGCACTATTTCTTCGGAAAGCCACCTTTCGGAGTGTTTTATGAAAAATCCGATTCGCTGGCGCGCACCCTTGATTTCATTATACGACTGGCGGATTGGTTTACCTACTTCCTGGGTCAGCGTGCGTGCCAGTTCATCTCGGTTTTGCTCCAGTAGGGCGTCAAACCGTTCTATTATGGCAATGCGTCTCCGCAGAGGCTCATCTGCCCATCGCGGCTGGGCCGTCCTGGCTTTTTTATACTTCTGATGAATGGTTTCTGCCGAATCTTCCTCTATCTCCTGAATAACGGCACCGGTTGCCGGATTGATAATCTTCATTTTTATGCTGGGTTATGTAAAAAAACTATTTAAGAAAAGCCGTTGTGCGGTATCTATTTGCACAACACCACACAGGTTAGGGTTCATCACCACGGCAGAAGGATAAAAACTTTTCATACACCTTATCCCCATCAATCAATCTGCCCCTTTTGTAGTTATAAAAAAACTCAGGGTGCCACTGAATAGCCATCACCCTTCCCTCTTCAGCTCCTTTCCACATGAATGATTCAATAATCTGATCCAAAGGAGAAATCGCCATTACTTCCAAATCTTTTCCCAAATCCTTTACCGCCTGATGATGAGCCGAATTCACTACCTTCTCCGTTTCCTCATGGTAAAGCCGATCCAGCAATGTGCCTTTCAGAAAAGCAATGTCGTGTGAGAGTTGGTCGTATTGCACGGCATCGCGATGAACCAGCGCATCGGGCCGCTGAGTCTTGATATCCTGATATAGAGTGCCTCCGAAATACACGTTTATCAGTTGCAGTCCCCGACATATACCTAACACAGGCTTATGATGGCGGATGGCGTAATCCAGTATTGCCATTTCGTATTCATCACGGTACTTGTCGCCTGTCCATGGCCCGATGGGTTGCTCTCCATAAGTTTGCGGTGCCAGGTCTGTGCCTCCCTGAAAGACAAACCCATCCATGTGGTCAAGAAAATCTTTCATACTATCAGCCGGAAGGTCAGGAATCAGCACTGGTATCACTCCGGGGCGTGTCAGGAAGTTGGCCATATCTTTCTCAATGTAACAGAGGGTTTTGGGTCCGAACACCTTTCGCTCCGGATCCGGATAAAAAAAGGAAGAAGAAACTCCGATTTTAATCATCTGTGATGTGCCCGTGCAGCAAAGATATTTTAAATCACCCGTACGGCAGGCAAAGCAAGCGGCACTATTTTTTTCAAAGGAGTGCTCTCCTTGCGGCCGGCTTAAATGTTTAGGGTCTCTTTTGTAAAAATTAGCCGGTTTCCTATATTTATGGTACCACACGCTGATTTGCCGCCATTCACGATGAAAACACTATTGCACTGCGGAATGCTATGGATTGCATGCTTGCAGATAGCTGGTTGTGCTGACGGTAATCACGATCAGCCCACCTGTGTAGGAATAACAGCTTTCACCGGCAAATGGCATGTAGTGGAAACCTGCAGTGGTAATAATTACCAGAACGAGATTACCATTACGGAGCAATCTGGAGGTATCATTATCAGCAATCTTGGCGGAGGTGGAAGCAATAGTGCTGTAACCGCCACTGTTAGCGGTAATGATTTCACCATTCCGCCTCAAACAGTGCAGGGAATCGTGATGTCCGGTAGCGGTCGCCTGCATGCGGGCTGTGATACGCTTTCATTTATCTGGAGCGGGTTTAAGGGCGACTGCTCGGCCACAGCAACAAAATAGTCTTTGGTGGTATGCTTACCCGAAGGTTATGCCTTTTCTTTCCCTTTTGCATACTGGCATCCGTTAGCGGGCAATCGCAGTGCATACCGCCTCAGCCTCAGAACCTGCAGGCAACATTGAATCCGTTCACCGGCAATGTTACCGTGCAATGGCGTGTGCCCTGTCCGTCACCTTGCAATAACAGCGCCTCTACCTCCACACTTTTTTTCATCGGTTTTTATTCGCAGCAGTCGGCTGCACCGAACTCGCTGGACGGAGAATACGGCTTCACCACCTTTGTGGCAGTTGGATGCCCTTATACCGAATTGTGGGACGGCTTTTACCGCGATCCTACCTCTACAGCTGACCCCAAACGCTCGCCCTGTGTGTGGACCCTCATGGGCCAGGATGTCAACCCGCTCACCCCCGGCTTTGAAAAATCATTCAGCCTGCAAGACATCTGCAACAACGCCTATGGCTACGGAGCAGGCATCATGCAGGCCGTATTTCCGGCTTATGCTTTCTGCAGTGGCGTTACCTATGATGTGAAGGTGTGGACTATTGAGATTGACGTGCCTCCCAATGGAAACGTCACTTCCCAGACCATTGCCTGCAATGACCTCTATCTGGATGAATCCAGCCCTGCGGTAGTCACCAGCGCCTTCACCTATCCGGGGTTCATCGCGCCCATTGCTGCTCCGCTCATCACCATCACCGGTTCGGCCAGCAGTGATGGGGTCTATCAGGGCGTAAATAACCGCATCCTCATTGACTGCACAGACACGTTTTCGTTTTCCTATCAGGTAACGCCCGGCTGCAATTTTACGGAATCGGTAGCAGCTTACTTCCAAATCAGTCCTACTTATACCTACGGTGCGGGAGTTTATAATCCTTCTGACTGGGGGCTGAATACTGATGACTGGTACATCTTTTTTGCCAACAATATTGTGGACCCCAATACAGGGCAGCCTCTGCAGTACGTGGGAAATAATCAGTTTGCCTCTTTTGTAGTGTCAGAAGATGTAGAGGTGTGTATCCTTACTCAGGACCCCTGCAATGGAAGTTCAGCAAAAACCTGCATTCAGTTTGATGCGGTGGACCTGGATACCGTGATTGCCGATTTTAGCTACAACCTGGTATGGTCTAACAACTGTGATTCATTTCTGGTGGAGTTTGTGAACAACACTACCGGAGCCACTGATTATTACTGGGATTTTGGCGATGGTTCTTTTTCCACCGATTCCTCCCTGACTCATTTGTTTACCGGAGGCGGCCCCTTTGATGTGATGCTGGCAGCCATTCATACAGGCTGGTGCGGCAATAATGATACGGTTACACACACGCTGAGCTTCACTCCGGCAATTGATACCGCTCAGGCGGTTATCAGTTTCTTTTCACAGTTAACCCCCACCTGTGACTCCCTGATCGTTTCCTTTACCACGCAAACCGTCCAGAATGCTAACCTGCTGTGGGACTTTGGCAATGGGGTCACTTCTACACTGCTCAGTCCTACGGTGACCTATACCGTGCCGGATACCTATCAGGTTTCTCTAATAGTAATACCCTCCAGCTCATGCCTGCTGCCGGATACCTTCACGGAACAAATTGTATTTGCCCCTCCCCTTACCCATACCCATGCGGAATTTGATTACAATCTGGTATGGACCAATAACTGTGATTCTTTTATGGTGGAGTTCATAAACCTTTCCACCGGAGCTTCCGCCTATTACTGGGACTTTGGCAACGGCAGTTTTTCATCCGATAGCAGCCTTACACAATTGT from Chitinophagales bacterium encodes:
- a CDS encoding hypothetical protein (possible pseudo, frameshifted); protein product: MVFLLLPCLLVAQEMFPVNDISDKRPESFAFTHAVIHLDYQSTLNASTLLISKGKVVAAGNNVHIPPDAVVIDVRGAHIYPSFIDLFSDYGIQAPSMPAREERWSKARFESSRKGAYGWNEAIHPETRADELWRTDEKTAADYRKQGFGAVLTHLHDGIARGSGVLVTLGNRRENEEIVKGIASAHYAFDKGSSLQDYPTSLMGAIALLRQSYLDAQWYAASRGAVPYNISLDAWNRIQSVPQIFEVDDVLSFTKSRQNRQ
- a CDS encoding alpha/beta hydrolase, coding for MEKTFTFNKITGYYQDRGSGLPVVLLHGFGEDGAVWDYVAEHLQSDCRVIIPDLPGYRHSALPSEQMSIEWMADFVFAILENERLFNPVIIGHSMGGYVTLALTEKHPDLPSKIGLFHSHAFADDEEKKKSRQRAIELIQQKGTEPFIDELYNNLFSPRYVVQNADKVTQMKKRAYLCPAETLTGGLRAMMQRPDRIHVLQSFHKPILFILGKQDKAIPYEKSLQQCQYARVSQVHLFEESGHMGMLEEPDKAVQVTREFINL
- a CDS encoding putative transcriptional regulatory protein, producing MGRIFEKRKYKMFARYDRMAKAFTRIGKEIAIAVKQGGPNPEYNPRLRLAIQNAKGANMPKDRIEAAIKRASSKEEKDYQEVTYEGYGPHGVAIVVETATDNPTRTVANIRMHFTKNNGSLGKTGSLDFLFDRKGVFKVQKGDFNIEELELELIDAGLEDLAVDEQEIYIYTAFSDFGTMTKALEERGLHVIRAEVQRIPKNYIELPEEQQDDVIRLIESLEQDDDVQHVFHNMK
- a CDS encoding sodium:proton antiporter, whose protein sequence is MMPGKIILTVSFPDFTLPLSDPVLVFALVLFIILLAPIILRKFRIPGIIGLILSGVAVGPYGFNLLERNDAIVLFGTVGLLYIMFVAGLELDMSEFRKNRNKSILFGFFSFSLPIAIGFPVCLYLLGYEVKSSLLIASMFATHTLVAYPIVSRLGISRNEAVAITVGGTIITDTLVLIILAIITGSVSGELNVQFWLRMGVSFAIFMFIVFYVFPPVARWFFRNVEAEKSSQYIFVLAMLFLAAFLANLAGLEAIIGAFMAGLALNRLIPHTSPLMNRIEFVGNALFIPFFLISVGMLVDLRILLEGYQAIAVAASLTVVALVGKYVAAYITQKAFGYSSVQKQIIFGLSSAHAAATLAVILVGYNIVIGETASGESIRLISEEVLNGTIILILITCMVSSFVTETYGRKLAVSETIRPSLPKASERILVPISNPATIETLIDLAILIKRKNTSDPISVLKVVNDDEEVQEKVKESNQMLEKAIIHAAATDTKVQVLVRVDLNVASGITRAVKELGATMVILGWSEKVKPIGKILGTTLDNLLASSSQMVWVCRIQQPLNVLKRIIIAAPVNAEFEKGFTIWVEKILQLAGQLNASVKVYCSDKTFEAFVQVQKTLKQTARIEHASNDFLYKFLTLAHEITSEDLFIVVSARKSTISHTSVLDEIPGKLMRYFKKHNFIIIYPEQVSHLLRESMISEEDLEAMPLEAGLEQMNRLGESLRRIFTNPERTDKR
- a CDS encoding aldehyde dehydrogenase, which translates into the protein MKIINPATGAVIQEIEEDSAETIHQKYKKARTAQPRWADEPLRRRIAIIERFDALLEQNRDELARTLTQEVGKPIRQSYNEIKGARQRIGFFIKHSERWLSEEIVHQEEGLTEKIVYEPLGVIANISAWNYPYLVGVNVIIPALIAGNAVMYKPSEYSTLTGVAIGRLLEEAGVPADIFQVIIGGRQTGEALLDLPLDGYFFTGSYATGRFISQRVAARMVPCQLELGGKDPLYVPDNNSNLKAVAAAAADGAFYNTGQSCCAVERIYVHEKVYDAFVRYFVEEVKNFKLGNPEEESTYIGAITRPQHLEVLQRQVEDAISKGARLLIGGKKLQGPGNFFEPTVLTDVSHDMLVMKEESFGPVIGIQKVKDDAEAVQLMLDTEYGLTASVYCDERQRAEAILKLMDTGTVYWNCCDRVSPYLPWSGRKHSGLGSTLSYAGIRAFTRPKAYHLRALSF